In the genome of Desulfovibrio sp. ZJ209, one region contains:
- the oxc gene encoding oxalyl-CoA decarboxylase: protein MTTQASSAAAPHFPDQITGMYILAKALKNAGLDTMYGLVGIPVTDFAYLCQQQGIKFVGFRFEQQAGMAAATHGYLTGKPGLLLTVSSLGFLNGLTATINATVNCYPMIQISGSSDREPVDMGQGGYEDLDQLNVAKGLVKAAFRVNDPKDIPTAVARAYRAAVSGRPGGVYLDITTPCLGQIVDAKTAEPWYFTPVDPCPKMIPAPDSVDRALKLLASAKRPAILLGKGAAYAQIDDKIKALVEKTGIPFYPMSMAKGLMPDNHPLSALACRSTIMEKADVVMLVGARLNWLLSRGHGKWNPEGKFIQLDIDPDEMDCNRPIAAPVVGDLDSSVSAILEKLGNYKMSMDPSWVSGLQAETKEKNAKFAERLASHAKDMPMTHWAALNAIKPIIEGNPDVILVNEGANTLDDTRDTIDMFKPRHRVDCATWAIMGMGMGSVVGAAVATGKSVVAIEGDSAFGFSGMEVATICRFKLPCTVVVFNNGGIYNGIGVNMAHNGDPAPTTLDINARYEKIGEAFGAKGYYVTTPDELKAALTESIASRKPCIINVQLAADSGKESGHIGYLNPEALQHPIA, encoded by the coding sequence ATGACGACGCAAGCAAGTTCCGCGGCCGCTCCGCACTTCCCGGACCAGATCACGGGTATGTATATCCTCGCCAAGGCGCTGAAAAACGCCGGGCTCGACACCATGTACGGCCTTGTGGGCATCCCGGTGACGGATTTCGCCTATCTCTGCCAGCAGCAGGGCATCAAGTTCGTGGGCTTCCGCTTCGAGCAGCAGGCGGGCATGGCCGCGGCCACGCACGGCTACCTCACCGGCAAGCCGGGCCTGCTCCTCACGGTGAGCTCGCTGGGCTTCCTCAACGGCCTCACGGCCACCATCAACGCCACGGTCAACTGCTATCCCATGATCCAGATCTCCGGCTCCAGCGACCGCGAGCCCGTGGACATGGGCCAGGGCGGCTATGAAGACCTTGACCAGCTCAACGTGGCCAAGGGCCTCGTGAAGGCCGCCTTCCGCGTCAACGACCCCAAGGACATCCCCACGGCCGTGGCCCGCGCCTACCGCGCGGCGGTTTCCGGCCGGCCCGGCGGCGTCTATCTTGACATCACCACCCCCTGCCTCGGGCAGATCGTGGACGCCAAGACGGCCGAGCCCTGGTATTTCACGCCGGTTGACCCGTGCCCGAAGATGATCCCCGCGCCCGACTCCGTCGACCGCGCGCTCAAGCTCCTGGCCTCGGCCAAGCGCCCGGCCATCCTGCTCGGCAAGGGCGCGGCCTATGCCCAGATCGACGACAAGATCAAGGCGCTCGTGGAAAAGACCGGCATCCCCTTCTACCCCATGTCCATGGCCAAGGGCCTCATGCCGGACAACCACCCGCTGAGCGCGCTGGCCTGCCGCTCCACCATCATGGAAAAGGCCGACGTGGTCATGCTCGTGGGCGCGCGACTCAACTGGCTGCTCTCGCGCGGCCACGGCAAGTGGAACCCGGAAGGCAAGTTCATCCAGCTTGACATCGACCCGGACGAGATGGACTGCAACCGGCCCATCGCCGCGCCCGTGGTGGGCGACCTCGACAGCTCGGTCTCGGCCATCCTCGAGAAGCTCGGCAACTACAAGATGAGCATGGACCCCTCGTGGGTGAGCGGGCTCCAGGCCGAGACCAAGGAAAAGAACGCCAAGTTCGCCGAGCGCCTGGCCTCGCACGCCAAGGACATGCCCATGACCCACTGGGCGGCGCTCAACGCCATCAAGCCCATCATCGAGGGCAACCCGGACGTGATCCTCGTCAACGAGGGCGCCAACACCCTGGACGACACCCGCGACACCATCGACATGTTCAAGCCCCGCCACCGCGTTGACTGCGCCACCTGGGCCATCATGGGCATGGGCATGGGCTCCGTGGTCGGCGCGGCCGTTGCCACCGGCAAGAGCGTGGTCGCCATTGAGGGCGACTCGGCCTTCGGCTTCTCCGGCATGGAAGTGGCCACCATCTGCCGCTTCAAGCTGCCCTGCACGGTGGTGGTGTTCAACAACGGCGGCATCTATAACGGCATCGGCGTCAACATGGCGCACAACGGCGACCCGGCGCCCACCACGCTGGACATCAACGCCCGTTACGAAAAGATCGGCGAGGCCTTCGGCGCCAAGGGCTACTACGTGACCACGCCCGACGAGCTCAAGGCCGCGCTCACCGAGTCCATCGCCTCCAGAAAGCCCTGCATCATCAACGTGCAGCTTGCCGCGGACTCCGGCAAGGAAAGCGGCCACATCGGCTATCTCAACCCTGAAGCGCTCCAGCATCCCATCGCCTAG